The Pseudanabaena galeata CCNP1313 genome includes a region encoding these proteins:
- a CDS encoding iron uptake porin — MSKFSKKNYSVVISAAVAASALISGAANAQASQDSEVIRSVTTDSLVRPSAVAQNVTSVSQLSDVRPTDWAFTALQSLVERYGCIAGYPDSTFRGRQATSRFEFAAGLNACLDKINEIISAGLADKVSKEDLATLQKLQEEFAAELATLRGRVDALDAKTAKLEAQQFSTTTKLRGEAVFSLAAGSDGVPAGVDRTNVTFSYRARLNLDTSFTGKDLLRTRLQATNTASFTNLAGSNSTRLSYDGFGSTNTANAFDIGRLFYRFPIGESITAYVAPIGAPEDVISPLNPLESDSQGTISRFGRFNPLIRIASSGGTGLAVAGLNFKFNNQSNLELAYTAANSPNATGSGGLTGGATKLAAQLVYKPSSVLTLGVGYANAYIPGNNLGSGLNLDSVATLLPSIGTKTNTVAGSLIWDITKQVTFNTWGAWTFADRIGGTGATTGSTTFTSWMAALSAKDLFTQGDLAAILFGQPLFRSSVSNGATGSTDTPYHLEAFYRFRVSRNISITPGVFFVFNQNSANANGTATVGVIRTTFSF; from the coding sequence TCTGAAGTAATCCGCTCCGTAACTACTGACAGCTTGGTTCGTCCCAGTGCTGTTGCTCAAAATGTAACTTCAGTATCTCAACTCAGTGATGTCCGCCCTACTGACTGGGCTTTCACTGCATTGCAATCCTTGGTAGAGCGCTACGGTTGTATCGCTGGCTATCCTGACAGCACTTTCCGTGGTAGACAAGCAACCAGCCGCTTCGAGTTTGCTGCTGGTTTGAATGCTTGCTTGGACAAGATCAACGAAATTATCTCCGCAGGTTTGGCTGATAAGGTCAGCAAAGAAGACCTCGCGACTTTACAAAAGCTACAAGAAGAGTTTGCTGCTGAACTCGCAACCCTTCGTGGTCGTGTAGATGCTCTTGATGCTAAGACCGCTAAGCTCGAAGCTCAACAATTCTCGACAACCACCAAGCTACGCGGCGAAGCAGTCTTCTCGCTTGCTGCTGGTAGTGACGGTGTTCCTGCTGGTGTTGACAGAACTAATGTGACTTTCAGCTACCGAGCACGTCTTAATCTTGACACCAGCTTTACTGGTAAGGACTTGCTAAGAACTCGGTTACAAGCAACCAACACTGCAAGTTTCACTAACTTGGCTGGGAGCAACAGCACTCGGCTCTCTTATGATGGATTTGGTTCTACCAATACTGCTAATGCCTTTGATATCGGTCGCTTGTTTTATCGTTTCCCAATTGGTGAGAGCATCACTGCTTATGTCGCACCTATCGGCGCACCAGAAGATGTTATCAGCCCTCTGAATCCTTTGGAAAGCGACAGCCAAGGTACTATCTCCCGCTTTGGTCGTTTTAATCCTTTGATTCGCATTGCTTCTAGTGGTGGAACAGGGTTGGCTGTTGCAGGTTTGAATTTCAAATTCAACAATCAATCGAATCTTGAACTAGCCTATACTGCTGCAAACTCTCCTAATGCAACAGGTTCTGGTGGATTGACTGGTGGCGCTACAAAGTTGGCTGCTCAGTTGGTTTACAAGCCATCTAGCGTACTTACATTGGGTGTTGGCTATGCTAATGCTTACATCCCAGGTAATAACCTAGGCTCTGGTTTAAATCTTGATTCTGTTGCTACACTTCTTCCAAGCATCGGCACCAAGACCAACACTGTTGCAGGAAGCTTGATTTGGGATATTACCAAGCAAGTAACCTTTAATACTTGGGGTGCATGGACTTTTGCTGATCGTATCGGTGGTACTGGTGCAACAACTGGCTCTACAACCTTTACTAGCTGGATGGCTGCATTGTCTGCTAAGGATTTATTTACCCAAGGCGATCTTGCTGCCATATTGTTTGGTCAGCCACTATTCCGCAGCAGCGTGAGCAATGGAGCAACTGGATCGACTGATACTCCTTATCACCTAGAAGCTTTCTACCGCTTCCGTGTTTCTAGAAATATCAGCATTACTCCTGGTGTATTCTTTGTATTCAATCAAAACAGTGCAAATGCTAACGGCACTGCAACCGTTGGTGTAATTCGTACCACTTTCTCATTCTAG
- a CDS encoding Rpn family recombination-promoting nuclease/putative transposase produces the protein MSGYDNTCKYLAETFPSDFAIWLLGKAIALTKLEPSELSLEPIRADSVIFLESTEVILHLEFQTRTDESMAYRMANYWLRLYGKYPNKEIHQVVIYLKPTSSPLVYQTTFSSRKLNHEFNVIRLWEQSTEVLQNYLGLLPLSVLSKTDDPTETLRKTAKIIDNIKDRQVKNNVSAATAIISGLALSKDVIQHLLRSDIMRESVIYQDILLEGTVKGKAEGKAEGKAEGKAEGKAEGKAEERNQIALKMLRSNMSVDLVAQFTGLTIKQVEKLQKSTTESKKITKPTRSKRSPKA, from the coding sequence ATGAGTGGATACGACAACACTTGTAAATACTTAGCCGAAACATTTCCATCAGATTTTGCTATTTGGTTATTAGGGAAAGCGATCGCCCTCACGAAACTGGAACCATCGGAACTCTCACTTGAGCCAATTCGCGCCGACTCAGTGATCTTTCTAGAATCGACAGAAGTAATTCTGCACTTAGAATTCCAAACTAGAACCGATGAGTCAATGGCATATCGGATGGCAAATTATTGGCTAAGACTTTACGGCAAGTACCCGAACAAAGAAATTCACCAAGTTGTCATTTACTTAAAACCGACTAGTTCGCCTTTGGTTTACCAAACCACTTTTAGTTCTCGTAAATTAAATCACGAGTTTAATGTGATTAGGTTGTGGGAGCAGTCAACTGAAGTTTTACAGAATTATTTGGGATTGCTACCTTTGTCAGTTTTAAGTAAAACCGATGATCCGACTGAAACTCTGAGAAAAACCGCAAAGATAATCGACAATATCAAAGACAGGCAAGTAAAAAATAATGTCAGTGCGGCAACTGCAATTATTTCTGGGTTAGCATTAAGTAAGGACGTGATTCAACATTTATTGAGGAGCGACATTATGAGAGAGTCAGTAATTTATCAAGATATTTTACTTGAGGGTACGGTCAAAGGTAAGGCTGAAGGCAAAGCTGAAGGCAAAGCTGAAGGCAAAGCTGAAGGTAAGGCTGAAGGTAAGGCTGAAGAGAGAAATCAAATTGCTCTGAAAATGTTGCGTTCTAATATGTCTGTCGATTTGGTTGCTCAGTTTACGGGATTGACGATTAAGCAGGTTGAAAAATTACAAAAATCCACTACAGAATCGAAAAAGATTACAAAGCCGACAAGATCTAAGCGATCGCCTAAAGCCTAA
- a CDS encoding HEAT repeat domain-containing protein has protein sequence MSETSETQFETLREQLAIDDMGIRMKALHASRSLAISERFTLLSIAAIDSYARIRYDAVSQLGTVGTVDLEKSLEILSDRLNTDPEIDVRAAAAASLGSLQLTQAFDLLKKAYESTNDWMFQFSIIAAIGELGDPQGFDLLAEALQSPNELVRIAAIGSLGDLGNPASVALLLPLVEDPDWQIRHRVAQSLAQLGGDEAKSALEKLANDPMPQVAEATRSQL, from the coding sequence GTGAGCGAAACATCAGAAACTCAGTTTGAAACCTTAAGAGAGCAACTAGCTATAGATGATATGGGTATTCGGATGAAAGCCCTTCATGCTAGTCGCTCTCTTGCCATTTCTGAGAGATTTACTTTACTATCGATCGCCGCGATCGACTCCTATGCGCGTATTCGTTATGATGCCGTTAGTCAACTTGGCACAGTCGGCACGGTTGATTTAGAAAAATCCTTGGAAATTTTAAGCGATCGCCTAAATACTGATCCTGAAATAGATGTACGCGCTGCCGCCGCCGCTTCGCTTGGTTCTCTACAACTTACCCAAGCCTTTGATTTACTAAAAAAAGCCTACGAGTCCACTAACGACTGGATGTTTCAATTTAGTATCATTGCCGCGATCGGTGAGCTAGGCGACCCTCAAGGCTTTGATTTACTAGCTGAAGCTTTGCAAAGTCCTAATGAACTAGTCAGAATAGCAGCGATCGGTTCCCTTGGTGATTTAGGCAATCCCGCTTCGGTGGCTCTTCTGTTGCCCCTTGTCGAAGATCCCGATTGGCAAATCCGACATCGAGTTGCCCAGTCTCTAGCTCAACTCGGCGGCGATGAAGCTAAATCTGCTCTAGAAAAACTAGCCAATGATCCTATGCCCCAAGTTGCTGAAGCCACGCGATCGCAACTATGA
- a CDS encoding DUF3119 family protein — MTTSNPFVDPNIASQATELNPNYAIPVVLVLAGVPLIWVQPIAAGVVAIFGLFLVYQAATIRLVFTATDLEVYRSQEKFRTFPYQEWQDWKVFWVAFPILFYFKEVKSIHFLPVLFDASMLKTCLEKHIPLKKL; from the coding sequence ATGACTACATCAAATCCTTTTGTTGATCCAAACATTGCATCGCAGGCTACAGAACTAAATCCAAACTATGCAATACCAGTTGTACTTGTGTTGGCAGGAGTTCCACTTATTTGGGTTCAACCAATTGCTGCGGGTGTAGTTGCAATTTTTGGATTGTTCTTAGTTTATCAAGCAGCGACGATTCGGTTAGTATTTACCGCGACAGATTTAGAGGTTTATCGATCACAAGAAAAGTTCCGTACTTTCCCTTATCAAGAGTGGCAAGATTGGAAGGTTTTTTGGGTTGCATTTCCAATTTTGTTTTATTTCAAAGAAGTAAAAAGTATTCATTTCTTGCCAGTTTTATTTGATGCAAGTATGTTGAAAACTTGTTTAGAAAAACATATTCCTTTGAAAAAGTTATAG